From a single Micromonospora pallida genomic region:
- a CDS encoding MFS transporter → MAAVSAAPRRRGPLAGLLIGHVISLTGNMLTIIALPLYVLAETGSAAATGITGAVATAPIVLGGALGGVVVDRIGYRRASIMADLVSGVTIGAVPLLDATVGLPFWALLVLVFASGLLDTPGQTARNALLPEAATAAGVPLERAIGWYEATERAARLIGAPVAGLLVAALGSLTVLAIDAATFAVSAAVVAALVSASLRPAERTADDGGNYWHDFAAGVRFLLTEPLLRALVLLVLVTNFFDATKSNVLLPVVAQRELGGAAALGLLVGTMGGGALVGSLAFSAIGHRLPRRATFVTAFAVGGAPPFWSLAAGFPLPVQAAVFAIAGLAAGAINPLIGAVKLERVPAHMRARVYGVIGAAAWAAIPLGALSAGFASDHVGTTAILVTVGVGYFLVVLTPLLGGPWRTMGRPPSDQRQQDPATVTA, encoded by the coding sequence GTGGCCGCGGTGAGCGCCGCGCCACGCCGTCGCGGCCCACTGGCGGGCTTGCTGATCGGTCACGTCATCTCGCTGACCGGCAACATGTTGACCATCATCGCGTTGCCGCTCTACGTACTGGCCGAAACCGGCTCCGCGGCCGCCACCGGCATCACCGGGGCAGTCGCCACCGCGCCGATCGTGCTCGGTGGCGCCCTCGGCGGAGTGGTCGTGGACCGGATCGGCTACCGCCGCGCCAGCATCATGGCCGACCTGGTGTCCGGCGTCACCATCGGGGCTGTTCCGCTGCTCGACGCCACCGTCGGACTGCCGTTCTGGGCCCTGCTGGTCCTGGTGTTCGCCAGTGGACTGCTCGACACCCCCGGCCAGACAGCCCGCAACGCGCTGCTGCCGGAGGCGGCCACGGCGGCCGGCGTGCCACTCGAACGAGCGATCGGCTGGTACGAGGCAACCGAACGCGCCGCCCGCCTCATCGGCGCCCCGGTCGCCGGCCTGCTGGTCGCGGCGCTGGGATCGCTGACCGTGCTGGCCATCGACGCCGCCACGTTCGCCGTCTCCGCCGCCGTCGTCGCCGCCCTGGTCTCGGCGTCCCTACGCCCGGCCGAACGAACCGCCGACGACGGCGGCAACTACTGGCACGACTTCGCCGCCGGCGTACGCTTCCTGCTCACCGAACCACTGCTGCGCGCGCTGGTCCTTCTCGTGCTGGTCACCAACTTCTTCGATGCCACCAAGTCCAACGTCCTGCTGCCGGTGGTCGCCCAACGGGAACTCGGCGGCGCGGCCGCCCTCGGCCTGCTGGTCGGCACCATGGGCGGCGGCGCCCTGGTCGGTTCCCTGGCGTTCAGCGCCATCGGACACCGGCTGCCCCGACGGGCCACCTTCGTCACCGCCTTCGCCGTGGGCGGGGCACCACCGTTCTGGAGCCTGGCAGCCGGGTTTCCCCTCCCCGTGCAGGCGGCCGTCTTCGCGATCGCCGGACTCGCTGCCGGGGCCATCAACCCGCTCATCGGCGCTGTCAAACTCGAACGCGTGCCGGCGCACATGCGCGCCCGCGTCTACGGCGTCATCGGCGCCGCCGCCTGGGCCGCCATCCCCCTCGGCGCGCTCAGCGCCGGCTTCGCCAGCGACCACGTCGGCACCACCGCCATCCTCGTCACCGTGGGCGTCGGCTACTTCCTCGTCGTCCTGACGCCGCTGCTCGGAGGACCCTGGCGCACCATGGGTCGACCGCCATCAGACCAACGGCAGCAGGACCCGGCAACGGTCACCGCCTGA
- a CDS encoding winged helix-turn-helix domain-containing protein, whose translation MPESSSALHLTDPRAMRALAHPTRLRLLGELREHGPQTVGMLSDLVDEAVGSVSYHLGKLAEHGFVVEAPELARSRRERWWRAAHTRTEWEPFEVLDDPERKAASDLLRRAVLQRYADRLQAYLDAEATLEPHWVRGTANSDNLLHLTSDELLELRADLEALAARWTARSDPERPGAERVALIYHAFRWPR comes from the coding sequence ATGCCCGAGTCTTCTTCGGCCCTGCACCTGACCGACCCACGGGCGATGCGTGCCCTCGCCCACCCGACCCGACTACGGCTGCTCGGTGAGCTTCGGGAGCATGGACCGCAGACGGTCGGCATGCTCAGCGACCTCGTCGACGAGGCGGTCGGGTCGGTCAGCTACCACCTGGGCAAACTCGCCGAGCACGGCTTCGTGGTCGAAGCCCCGGAGTTGGCGCGTAGTCGCCGTGAGCGGTGGTGGCGGGCAGCGCATACGCGCACGGAGTGGGAACCGTTCGAGGTCCTCGACGACCCCGAGCGCAAGGCCGCCTCGGACCTGCTGCGCCGCGCTGTCCTGCAGCGCTACGCCGACCGGTTGCAGGCCTATCTGGACGCCGAGGCCACCCTCGAGCCGCACTGGGTCAGAGGCACCGCCAACAGCGACAACCTGCTGCACCTGACCAGCGACGAACTGCTGGAGCTGCGCGCCGACCTGGAGGCGCTGGCCGCCCGCTGGACAGCCCGCAGCGATCCGGAACGCCCCGGCGCAGAACGGGTCGCGCTGATCTACCACGCGTTCCGGTGGCCGCGGTGA
- a CDS encoding sulfite exporter TauE/SafE family protein, producing MLLLIAAFGIVLLGAFAQSVSGFGFALVTVPLLAMVIDPRTAVVVTALTNIALNVAATARDRRHVRWRVTGALTATALVGVPIGLLVLVTLPERLLSVLIAVVVLGCVALVWSGVRLRTGRAGIGAVGVLVGVLTAATGTNGPPLVAVFHSLGYDPRTFRATLAAVFAGAGLIALTGFALAGRIDGEVLRLSLATLPAVPLGWWLGNLVFDRIPPLVFRRIVLVGLLGSAGAALAAVAA from the coding sequence GTGCTCCTGCTGATCGCCGCCTTCGGCATCGTGCTGCTCGGCGCCTTCGCCCAGTCGGTGAGTGGCTTCGGGTTCGCCCTGGTCACCGTACCTCTGTTGGCTATGGTCATCGACCCGCGCACGGCGGTGGTGGTGACCGCGCTGACCAACATCGCGCTGAATGTGGCCGCCACCGCCCGGGACCGCCGGCATGTGCGGTGGCGGGTGACCGGCGCGCTGACCGCCACCGCCCTGGTCGGTGTGCCGATCGGTCTGCTGGTCCTGGTGACCCTCCCGGAGCGCCTGCTCAGCGTGCTCATCGCGGTCGTCGTGCTCGGGTGCGTCGCGCTGGTCTGGTCCGGGGTCCGGCTACGCACCGGCCGGGCCGGGATCGGCGCGGTGGGCGTCCTCGTCGGGGTGCTCACCGCCGCCACCGGCACGAACGGGCCGCCGCTGGTCGCCGTCTTCCACTCCCTCGGGTACGACCCGCGCACCTTCCGGGCCACCTTGGCGGCGGTCTTCGCCGGTGCCGGGCTGATCGCGCTGACCGGGTTCGCCCTGGCCGGCCGGATCGACGGCGAGGTGCTCCGGCTGAGCCTGGCGACGCTGCCCGCCGTGCCGCTCGGCTGGTGGCTGGGGAACCTGGTGTTCGACCGGATCCCGCCGTTGGTGTTCCGCCGGATCGTCCTGGTCGGCCTGTTGGGCAGCGCGGGCGCGGCCCTCGCCGCCGTCGCCGCCTAA
- a CDS encoding methyltransferase domain-containing protein, producing MEQTRGRFTGPPLTPRTAVIWSVLQAELDRRGDAELTVLDVGGGTGGFAVPLAHAGHRVTVVDASPDALAALTRRAAEAGVGGRVHAVQGDGDALADLVEPASVDLVLCHAVLEVVDDPAPVVTALAAALRPGGAASVLVAGRAAAVLGRAMNGHLAAAATLAVDPSGSAGPRDTLRRRYDADGATALLRAAGLAVEEIHGVRVLADLLPAAVADGQPAALLELERALAAQPPYRDLAAQLHLFARRPGPLPA from the coding sequence GTGGAGCAGACACGAGGCCGGTTCACCGGGCCGCCGCTGACCCCCCGTACCGCCGTCATCTGGTCGGTGCTCCAGGCCGAGCTGGACCGGCGCGGCGACGCGGAGCTGACCGTGCTCGACGTGGGCGGCGGCACCGGCGGCTTCGCCGTACCGCTGGCCCACGCAGGACACCGGGTGACCGTCGTCGACGCCAGCCCGGACGCGCTCGCCGCGCTGACCCGCCGGGCCGCCGAGGCCGGCGTCGGTGGTCGGGTGCACGCGGTGCAGGGCGACGGCGACGCGCTCGCCGACCTGGTCGAGCCGGCCAGCGTCGACCTGGTGCTCTGTCACGCCGTCCTCGAGGTGGTGGACGACCCGGCGCCGGTGGTGACCGCGCTGGCCGCCGCACTGCGGCCCGGCGGCGCGGCGAGCGTGCTGGTCGCCGGGCGGGCCGCCGCGGTGCTCGGCCGGGCGATGAACGGCCACCTCGCCGCCGCGGCCACCCTCGCCGTCGACCCGTCCGGCAGCGCCGGCCCCCGGGACACCCTGCGCCGACGGTACGACGCCGACGGCGCCACCGCGCTGCTACGCGCCGCCGGGCTCGCCGTCGAGGAGATCCACGGGGTACGCGTCCTCGCCGACCTGCTCCCCGCAGCGGTCGCGGACGGTCAACCGGCCGCCCTGCTGGAGCTGGAACGGGCACTGGCGGCCCAGCCGCCCTACCGCGACCTCGCCGCCCAGCTGCACCTCTTCGCTCGCCGACCCGGCCCGCTCCCGGCATGA
- a CDS encoding alkaline phosphatase family protein — MTGPLDPVAPRYGGGSLADVLPSALAVLGVPGSPDPLGLTADLDGIRRVAVLLVDGLGWHQIPTARPYAPTLFGLYSLLGRRLTAGFPSTTPTSLVSLGTGVAPGAHGVLGFRVRVPETDRLLSHIEWGREPEPRHWQPVPTQLERARAAGVTVTVVSRPEYDGSGLTVAANRGGEYRGAADGDALATEMLAALAAGDGPTLVSGYHPDLDRQGHLHGVDSPLWRVAAGEVDRLLARLVDGLPGDAALLVTADHGQLNIPEEHRIDLDADPRLRAGVRVVAGEPRVRYLHVAPGAVADVVDTWSGVLGDAARVLTRAEAVTTGWFGPVPESHLQRIGDVVVVCRDTWAIVATRSEHPIESRLVAYHGADTAAEMTIPLLVVRG; from the coding sequence ATGACCGGCCCGCTCGACCCGGTCGCCCCCCGGTACGGCGGGGGCAGTCTCGCCGACGTGCTGCCCAGCGCGCTGGCCGTGCTCGGCGTACCCGGCAGTCCCGACCCGCTCGGACTCACCGCCGACCTCGACGGAATCCGCCGGGTCGCGGTGCTGCTCGTCGACGGGCTCGGCTGGCACCAGATCCCCACCGCGAGGCCGTACGCGCCGACCCTGTTCGGCCTCTACTCCCTGCTCGGCCGGCGGCTCACCGCCGGGTTCCCGTCGACCACCCCGACCAGCCTGGTGAGCCTGGGCACCGGGGTCGCACCCGGCGCGCACGGGGTGCTCGGCTTCCGGGTCCGGGTGCCGGAGACCGACCGGCTGCTCAGCCACATCGAGTGGGGCCGGGAACCGGAGCCGCGGCACTGGCAGCCGGTCCCCACCCAGCTCGAACGGGCCCGTGCGGCCGGCGTGACGGTGACCGTGGTGAGCCGTCCCGAGTACGACGGCAGCGGCCTGACCGTGGCCGCGAACCGGGGCGGCGAGTACCGGGGCGCGGCCGACGGCGACGCGCTCGCCACCGAGATGCTCGCCGCGCTCGCCGCCGGGGACGGACCGACCCTGGTCTCCGGTTACCACCCGGATTTGGACCGGCAGGGCCACCTGCACGGGGTGGACTCGCCGCTCTGGCGGGTCGCCGCGGGTGAGGTCGACCGGTTGCTGGCCCGCCTGGTCGACGGACTGCCCGGCGACGCCGCCCTGCTGGTCACCGCCGACCACGGGCAGTTGAACATCCCCGAGGAGCACCGGATCGACCTGGACGCCGACCCCCGGCTGCGGGCCGGGGTCCGGGTGGTGGCCGGCGAGCCACGGGTCCGGTACCTGCACGTGGCGCCGGGTGCCGTCGCCGACGTGGTGGACACCTGGTCGGGGGTGCTCGGCGACGCGGCCCGGGTGCTGACCCGCGCGGAGGCGGTGACCACCGGCTGGTTCGGCCCGGTGCCGGAGTCCCACCTCCAGCGGATCGGCGATGTGGTGGTGGTCTGCCGGGACACCTGGGCGATCGTGGCCACCCGCTCGGAGCACCCGATCGAGTCGCGGCTCGTGGCCTACCACGGTGCGGACACCGCCGCCGAGATGACAATCCCACTGCTGGTGGTCCGGGGCTGA
- a CDS encoding DNA polymerase IV, which produces MGRSQSLPRGGDPRFGPDADDTGCPILHVDMDAFFASVEVRHRPELRGRPVVVGGIGPRGVVSSASYPARRYGVRSAMPTARARSLCPHAVFLPPDFPAYSAASRAVMQIFRDVTPLVEPLSLDEAFLDVAGARRLFGRPAEIARLIRTRVAEEQGLTCSVGVAPTKFVAKLGSTRAKPDGMLVVPANRVLDFLHPLPVDALWGVGERSAATLRRLGLATIGDLAEAPTGMLRRAVGEAAASHLHELAHGRDPRGVSPEQVEKSIGAETTFDTDVDDPRQIRRALLALAEKAGSRLRRAGQVGRTVSLKVRLADFTLVSRSRTLGTPTDVTREIFDTVWALYAALEPGQLIRLVGVRVEGLSAAETTPRQLALGAPEHGWREAEAAADAAAARFGRSVIGPASLLEGRDQRRRENPRHP; this is translated from the coding sequence ATGGGGCGTAGCCAGTCGTTGCCACGCGGGGGTGATCCGCGTTTCGGTCCCGACGCCGACGACACCGGCTGCCCGATCCTGCACGTCGACATGGATGCCTTCTTCGCGTCCGTGGAGGTCCGTCACCGCCCCGAGCTGCGCGGGCGGCCGGTGGTGGTCGGCGGCATCGGCCCGCGCGGCGTGGTCAGCTCCGCCAGCTACCCCGCCCGGCGGTACGGGGTCCGCAGCGCGATGCCCACCGCACGGGCCCGTTCCCTCTGCCCGCACGCGGTCTTCCTCCCGCCGGACTTCCCGGCCTACTCGGCGGCGTCCCGGGCGGTGATGCAGATCTTCCGGGACGTCACGCCGCTGGTCGAACCGCTCTCCCTGGACGAGGCGTTCCTCGACGTGGCCGGCGCGCGGCGCCTCTTCGGTCGCCCGGCCGAGATCGCCCGGCTGATCCGGACCCGGGTCGCCGAGGAGCAGGGGCTGACCTGCTCGGTCGGCGTGGCGCCGACGAAGTTCGTGGCCAAGCTCGGCTCCACCCGGGCCAAGCCGGACGGGATGCTCGTGGTCCCCGCCAACCGGGTGCTGGACTTCCTCCATCCGCTGCCGGTGGACGCGCTCTGGGGCGTCGGTGAGCGCTCCGCGGCGACCCTGCGCCGGCTCGGCCTGGCCACCATCGGCGACCTCGCCGAGGCCCCGACGGGCATGCTGCGCCGGGCGGTGGGGGAGGCCGCCGCCAGCCACCTGCACGAGTTGGCGCACGGGCGGGATCCGCGCGGGGTCAGCCCCGAACAGGTGGAGAAGTCCATCGGCGCGGAGACCACCTTCGACACCGATGTGGACGACCCCCGGCAGATCCGGCGGGCGCTGCTCGCCCTGGCCGAGAAGGCGGGTTCCCGGCTACGCCGGGCCGGTCAGGTGGGGCGGACGGTCTCGCTCAAGGTGCGGCTGGCCGACTTCACCCTGGTCAGCCGGTCCCGCACCCTGGGCACGCCGACCGACGTCACACGGGAGATATTCGACACGGTCTGGGCGCTTTACGCCGCCCTCGAACCGGGGCAACTCATTCGGTTGGTGGGCGTACGGGTCGAGGGGCTCAGTGCCGCCGAGACCACCCCGAGGCAGCTCGCCCTCGGTGCTCCCGAGCACGGATGGCGTGAGGCGGAAGCGGCCGCGGACGCCGCTGCTGCCCGTTTCGGGCGGTCCGTCATAGGTCCGGCGAGTCTTCTGGAGGGCCGCGATCAGCGTCGACGTGAAAATCCGCGCCACCCATAG
- a CDS encoding DUF3040 domain-containing protein has translation MPLSEHEQRLFEQIERSLAEDPKFASAVRASDPRFHARRRLLVAAGAIIAGLAVLVYGAVIKTPPLAVAGFVVMLASAAFAVQSHRRAQSPDLHVVGGTTSRRRPRTGGRAGRRSSLLDRLEDRWRQRPEGHR, from the coding sequence GTGCCGCTCTCGGAGCACGAGCAGCGGCTGTTCGAGCAGATCGAGCGGTCGCTTGCCGAGGACCCCAAATTCGCCTCGGCCGTGCGCGCCAGCGACCCGCGTTTCCACGCGCGGCGTCGTCTGCTCGTCGCTGCCGGCGCGATCATCGCTGGCCTGGCCGTGTTGGTCTATGGTGCGGTGATCAAAACCCCGCCGCTCGCAGTGGCGGGGTTCGTCGTCATGCTGGCGTCAGCGGCGTTCGCGGTGCAGTCGCACCGCCGGGCGCAGTCGCCCGACCTGCACGTGGTCGGCGGCACCACCAGTCGCCGGCGTCCCCGGACAGGGGGACGTGCCGGCCGCCGGTCATCTCTGCTCGACCGGCTGGAGGACCGTTGGCGGCAGCGCCCGGAGGGGCACCGCTGA
- a CDS encoding transglutaminase TgpA family protein, which translates to MIANRGLGLVAAAATVLAAAPLSAIFQRWTWLVQSIIAVAVVAGVAALLRMLRAPLWGQVLGMAGGLLIALTWMFPSGSELAAVLPTPGTIGHFGELLSRSVQDMRSYGVKVPDTDPLLFITVLGVGGVAVVVDLVAVGLRRPALAGLPMLAIYSVPVAVYVESVPPVPFVIGAAGYLWLLVSDNIDRVRRFGRRFTGDGRDVDIWESSPLASAGRRLAVVGVVAAVLTPLAVPGMTGGLLDRLQSGTGNGNGQAGVGVGSGRVDLFAALRGDLNQSEVTDLVTVTTNEPNPFYLRFGVADDLQPNGFRVRNPSGRTVRNLPDPAEGVNPAIQQDRYRARIETTEGLNMRLMPVYAEPVRTDGLNGNWLYDRNLQIVFSNRENSRDKSYEFDYVRSRYTPELLRQAPSLSPADTMVQRFTDTPPAAEVDALVEELIEERQTDYDRVRAIYDHFSARNGFRYSLSTEGGTSGQDIVDFLNNKAGFCQQYAAAMAWLVRAAGIPARVAFGFTNGTSKDGDTYVLTNRNLHAWTEVYFASIGWVPFDATPAYGVPGNARSDWAPDNDAPDPVAPSAGAPTAPGETDPSAGPAGPDEASRNIEEGLDPTTAGGEMQQAPVWPWWTAAALALLVLLTMPALRRMALRRRRGAAPPAAPVPTAVRESTGLTDASAPVVVVEADADTARARAHAAWDELLDTLVDYRLRVDRTETPRATADRLVRETLTEDDPAATAVRLLGRAEERARYARDPMAGGELHPALGTVRRALGAQADRRTRFVAATLPPSVLLRWRTTVTDTSSRLVAATGRARTRLLRWNPRRLLAGRPAR; encoded by the coding sequence GTGATCGCGAACCGGGGGCTCGGCCTGGTCGCGGCGGCCGCGACGGTGCTCGCCGCCGCGCCGCTGTCGGCGATCTTCCAACGCTGGACCTGGCTGGTGCAGTCGATCATCGCGGTGGCGGTGGTCGCCGGGGTCGCCGCCCTGCTCCGGATGCTCCGGGCACCGTTGTGGGGACAGGTGCTCGGCATGGCGGGCGGGCTGCTGATCGCGCTGACCTGGATGTTCCCCAGCGGCAGCGAGCTGGCCGCCGTGCTGCCCACGCCGGGCACCATCGGCCACTTCGGCGAACTGCTCAGCCGGTCGGTGCAGGACATGCGGTCGTACGGGGTGAAGGTGCCCGACACCGACCCCCTGCTGTTCATCACCGTGCTCGGGGTGGGCGGGGTGGCCGTGGTGGTCGACCTGGTCGCCGTGGGTCTGCGCCGACCCGCCCTGGCCGGTCTGCCCATGCTCGCCATCTACTCGGTGCCGGTCGCGGTCTACGTCGAGAGCGTCCCGCCGGTGCCGTTCGTAATCGGCGCGGCCGGCTACCTCTGGCTGCTGGTCAGCGACAACATCGACCGGGTCCGCCGGTTCGGCCGCCGGTTCACCGGGGACGGCCGGGACGTCGACATCTGGGAGTCCTCCCCGCTGGCCAGCGCCGGACGTCGGCTGGCCGTGGTCGGGGTGGTGGCCGCGGTGCTCACGCCGCTGGCGGTGCCCGGGATGACCGGGGGGCTGCTGGACCGTCTCCAGTCCGGCACGGGCAACGGCAACGGGCAGGCCGGGGTCGGGGTCGGCTCCGGCCGGGTGGACCTGTTCGCCGCGCTCCGGGGCGACCTCAACCAGTCCGAGGTGACCGATCTGGTCACGGTGACCACCAACGAGCCCAACCCGTTCTACCTGCGCTTCGGCGTGGCCGACGACCTACAGCCGAACGGTTTCCGAGTCCGCAACCCGTCCGGCCGGACGGTCCGGAACCTGCCCGACCCGGCCGAGGGGGTGAACCCCGCGATCCAGCAGGACCGCTACCGGGCCAGGATCGAGACCACCGAGGGCCTCAACATGCGGCTGATGCCGGTCTACGCCGAACCGGTACGCACCGACGGGCTCAACGGCAACTGGCTGTACGACCGGAACCTCCAGATCGTCTTCTCCAACCGGGAGAACTCCCGGGACAAGAGCTACGAGTTCGACTACGTCCGCTCCCGCTACACGCCGGAACTGCTCCGCCAGGCCCCGTCGTTGTCCCCGGCGGACACGATGGTGCAGCGGTTCACCGACACCCCACCGGCCGCCGAGGTGGACGCCCTGGTCGAGGAACTGATCGAGGAGCGCCAGACCGACTACGACCGGGTTCGGGCGATCTACGACCACTTCTCCGCCCGGAACGGCTTCCGCTACTCGTTGAGCACCGAGGGCGGCACCAGCGGCCAGGACATCGTCGACTTCCTCAACAACAAGGCCGGTTTCTGTCAGCAGTACGCCGCCGCGATGGCCTGGCTGGTCCGGGCGGCCGGCATCCCGGCCCGGGTGGCGTTCGGCTTCACCAACGGCACCAGCAAGGACGGCGACACCTACGTCCTGACCAACCGGAACCTGCACGCCTGGACCGAGGTCTACTTCGCCAGCATCGGCTGGGTGCCGTTCGACGCCACCCCGGCGTACGGGGTTCCGGGCAACGCCCGCTCGGACTGGGCGCCGGACAACGACGCTCCCGACCCGGTCGCACCGTCGGCCGGCGCCCCGACCGCGCCCGGCGAGACCGACCCGTCGGCCGGGCCGGCCGGTCCGGACGAGGCCAGCCGGAACATCGAGGAGGGGTTGGACCCCACCACCGCCGGCGGCGAGATGCAGCAGGCTCCGGTCTGGCCGTGGTGGACGGCCGCCGCCCTGGCGTTGCTGGTACTGCTGACCATGCCGGCGCTGCGCCGGATGGCGCTGCGTCGTCGGCGCGGGGCCGCACCGCCCGCCGCGCCGGTCCCCACGGCGGTACGCGAATCCACCGGGCTGACCGACGCGAGCGCCCCGGTGGTGGTGGTCGAGGCGGACGCCGACACCGCCCGCGCCCGGGCGCACGCGGCCTGGGACGAACTGCTCGACACCCTGGTGGACTACCGGCTCCGGGTGGACCGGACGGAGACTCCCCGGGCCACCGCCGACCGGCTGGTCCGGGAGACGCTCACCGAGGACGATCCGGCGGCCACGGCGGTCCGGCTGCTCGGGCGGGCCGAGGAGCGGGCCCGCTACGCGCGGGACCCGATGGCGGGCGGCGAGCTGCACCCGGCACTCGGGACGGTCCGACGCGCGCTCGGCGCCCAGGCCGACCGGCGTACCCGGTTCGTCGCCGCGACCCTCCCGCCGTCGGTGCTGCTGCGCTGGCGCACGACGGTCACCGACACCTCCTCCCGGCTGGTGGCGGCGACCGGTAGGGCCCGTACCCGACTGCTGCGGTGGAATCCCCGACGCCTGCTGGCGGGCCGACCAGCCCGCTGA
- a CDS encoding DUF58 domain-containing protein: MRDGLRGLTTRGRSFLAAAVAAAISALLLGERDLLRVAVLLAVLPLLAAAYVGRSRYKLACVRSLDPHRAPVGASSRVVLRLQNMSRLPTGTLLLEDRLPYALGSRPRVVLERLGAHQASSVAYTVRADVRGRYEVGPLGVRMTDPFGLCELSRAFPSTDRLTVIPQVTPLPSIRLPGEYAGSGDSRARSVAVHGEDDAATREYRRGDDLRRVHWKSTARTGELMVRREEQPWESRATVVLDTRAYGHRGEGPTASFEWAVSAAASITVHLRQAGYKLRMVTGSGADVDAAEATGDGVLLDHLAEVRLEQRGELTTLVERVRQRADGGLIIALLGSLSTAEAQLLAALRGNGATCVAFLLDSSSWLNLPERARAEAQQAHGSAALALLQSGWRVIGVEHGSQLPALWPQAARGSQGFAMRAALAETVAGGVK, encoded by the coding sequence GTGCGCGACGGGCTGCGCGGGCTCACCACCCGTGGGCGGTCCTTCCTGGCGGCCGCGGTGGCCGCCGCCATCTCGGCGCTGCTGCTCGGGGAGCGGGACCTGCTCCGGGTCGCGGTGCTGCTGGCCGTGCTGCCGCTGCTCGCCGCCGCGTACGTCGGGCGCAGCCGGTACAAACTCGCCTGTGTCCGGTCGCTGGATCCGCACCGGGCACCGGTGGGGGCCAGTTCCCGGGTGGTGCTGCGGTTGCAGAACATGTCCCGCCTGCCCACCGGAACGCTGCTGTTGGAGGACCGGCTGCCGTACGCGCTGGGGAGCCGGCCCCGGGTGGTGCTGGAGCGGCTTGGCGCCCACCAGGCCAGCTCGGTGGCGTACACCGTCCGCGCCGACGTGCGCGGCCGGTACGAGGTGGGGCCGCTCGGGGTGCGGATGACCGACCCGTTCGGTCTCTGTGAGTTGAGCCGGGCCTTCCCGAGCACCGACCGACTCACGGTGATCCCGCAGGTCACCCCGCTGCCGTCGATCCGGCTTCCCGGTGAGTACGCCGGCAGCGGCGACAGCCGGGCCCGCTCGGTGGCGGTGCACGGCGAGGACGACGCGGCGACCCGGGAGTACCGGAGGGGCGACGACCTGCGCCGGGTGCACTGGAAGTCGACCGCCCGCACCGGGGAGCTGATGGTGCGGCGCGAGGAACAGCCGTGGGAGAGCCGCGCGACGGTGGTGCTGGACACCCGCGCGTACGGCCACCGGGGCGAGGGGCCGACGGCGAGCTTCGAGTGGGCCGTCTCGGCCGCCGCGAGCATCACCGTCCACCTGCGACAGGCCGGCTACAAACTGCGCATGGTCACCGGGTCCGGGGCCGACGTGGACGCGGCCGAGGCGACCGGCGACGGTGTGCTCCTCGACCACCTCGCCGAGGTCCGACTGGAGCAGCGGGGCGAACTCACCACCCTGGTCGAGCGGGTCCGCCAGCGCGCCGACGGCGGGCTGATCATCGCCCTGCTCGGTTCGCTGAGCACCGCCGAGGCCCAGTTGCTGGCCGCCCTGCGCGGCAACGGCGCCACCTGCGTGGCCTTCCTGTTGGACAGCTCGAGCTGGCTCAACCTGCCCGAACGGGCCCGTGCCGAAGCGCAGCAGGCCCACGGGTCCGCCGCGCTCGCCCTGTTGCAGAGCGGGTGGCGGGTGATCGGCGTGGAGCACGGCAGCCAGCTTCCGGCCCTCTGGCCGCAGGCGGCCCGCGGCTCGCAGGGGTTCGCCATGCGGGCGGCGCTGGCCGAGACGGTGGCCGGGGGCGTGAAGTGA